In a genomic window of Nostoc sp. UHCC 0870:
- a CDS encoding alpha/beta fold hydrolase, which yields MTTQTINSDSTKTWTWRGFPICYQTQGNTGPSVVLVHGFGASWLHWRKNIPVLAENCRVYAIDLIGFGASAKPQPEIEMTYTLENWGQQVADFCREVVGEPAFLVGNSIGCIVVMQAAVSNPDIALGITLINCSLRLLHDRKRETLPWSRRFGAPVLQRVLSIKAIGKFFFNQVAQPKTVRKILLQAYADAGAVTDELVDILTAPAKDPGAVAVFLAFTSYSTGPLPEDLLPNLPCPAIILWGTADPWENIDLGRELANYPQVLKFIPLEGVGHSPQDEAPHLVNPLLQDWIWERVRLSDSKKLNA from the coding sequence ATGACTACTCAGACCATCAATTCTGACTCCACAAAAACCTGGACTTGGCGAGGCTTCCCAATTTGCTATCAAACACAAGGAAATACAGGGCCATCTGTAGTTCTAGTGCATGGCTTTGGAGCTTCGTGGTTACACTGGCGAAAAAATATACCCGTGTTAGCTGAAAACTGCCGAGTTTATGCCATAGATTTAATTGGTTTCGGTGCTTCAGCTAAACCCCAACCAGAAATCGAAATGACATACACCCTAGAAAATTGGGGACAGCAAGTAGCAGATTTTTGTCGCGAAGTAGTAGGTGAACCAGCTTTTTTAGTTGGAAATTCTATTGGCTGTATTGTAGTCATGCAAGCAGCCGTGAGTAACCCAGACATTGCACTGGGAATTACTTTAATTAACTGTTCTCTACGATTGTTGCACGATCGCAAACGAGAAACATTACCTTGGTCGCGTCGTTTTGGCGCACCCGTACTGCAACGAGTCTTATCTATCAAAGCAATTGGCAAATTCTTCTTTAATCAGGTAGCCCAACCAAAAACAGTCCGCAAAATTTTACTGCAAGCTTATGCTGATGCTGGAGCAGTTACAGATGAGTTAGTAGACATTCTCACCGCACCAGCCAAAGACCCTGGTGCAGTAGCTGTATTTTTAGCTTTCACCTCCTATTCTACAGGTCCTTTACCCGAAGACCTTTTACCCAATCTACCTTGTCCAGCAATTATCTTGTGGGGAACAGCCGATCCGTGGGAAAATATAGACTTAGGTAGAGAGTTAGCCAATTATCCCCAAGTCTTGAAATTTATTCCCTTAGAAGGCGTAGGTCATTCTCCTCAAGATGAAGCACCTCATCTAGTCAACCCACTTTTACAAGATTGGATTTGGGAACGCGTCAGGTTATCAGATTCTAAAAAACTCAACGCATAA
- a CDS encoding thioredoxin family protein, translating into MTRTETIDTPVGGYAPDFELPGIDNQVHHLRRYLENFRVVGVISMCHNCPYVNLYLNRLKEIQAEFTANGFILMGINASDHTESPGNNWESMKTFAENHQLNFPYLWDSTQDVSRSFGAIATPTAFLVDSHGILRYRGQIDNHPHEPLGTGEEYLRNAIAALFKGEEITTPETEPVGTSIIWRI; encoded by the coding sequence ATGACTAGAACTGAAACAATTGATACTCCTGTTGGTGGCTACGCACCAGATTTTGAACTGCCAGGCATTGACAATCAAGTACACCATCTTAGACGTTATTTAGAAAATTTCCGTGTAGTTGGTGTCATCTCTATGTGTCACAACTGCCCTTATGTAAATTTATATCTCAACAGACTAAAGGAAATCCAGGCGGAATTTACAGCAAATGGATTTATATTAATGGGGATAAATGCCAGTGATCATACTGAGTCTCCGGGGAACAACTGGGAAAGTATGAAAACTTTTGCTGAAAACCACCAGTTGAACTTTCCTTACCTATGGGATTCAACTCAAGATGTGAGTCGGAGTTTTGGCGCGATCGCTACACCGACGGCTTTTCTGGTAGACAGTCATGGTATATTGCGATATAGAGGACAGATTGACAATCATCCTCACGAACCGTTAGGTACGGGTGAAGAGTATCTCAGAAATGCGATCGCAGCCTTGTTTAAAGGTGAAGAAATCACCACACCGGAAACAGAACCAGTAGGCACTTCAATAATCTGGCGGATCTAG
- the pyrH gene encoding UMP kinase — protein sequence MGTTNYRRVLLKLSGEALMGNMGYGIDPEVVKEIGQEIAEVIATGVQMAIVVGGGNIFRGVKAASAGMDRATADYIGMIATVMNAMTLQDSLERIGVQTRVQTAIAMQELAEPYIRRRAIRHLEKGRVVIFGAGSGNPFFTTDTTAALRAAEIDAEVIFKATKVDGIYDADPEIYPNAKRYTSLTYTHVLANDLRVMDSTAIALCKENNIPILVFDLTMRGNIRRAVLGESIGTLVGGSCEIS from the coding sequence ATGGGAACGACGAATTACCGACGGGTTTTACTTAAACTGAGCGGTGAAGCCTTAATGGGCAACATGGGCTATGGTATTGATCCAGAAGTGGTCAAAGAGATTGGGCAAGAAATAGCAGAGGTGATAGCTACAGGCGTTCAGATGGCCATCGTCGTAGGTGGTGGCAATATCTTTCGCGGTGTAAAAGCAGCCTCGGCAGGGATGGATAGGGCAACAGCCGACTACATTGGCATGATAGCCACGGTTATGAATGCCATGACACTGCAAGATTCATTAGAACGTATAGGAGTACAGACGCGGGTACAAACTGCGATCGCTATGCAAGAACTAGCAGAACCATATATTCGTCGTCGCGCCATCCGTCATCTTGAAAAAGGTCGGGTGGTTATTTTTGGCGCAGGTTCTGGAAATCCATTTTTTACTACAGATACTACCGCAGCATTGAGAGCCGCAGAAATTGATGCAGAAGTAATTTTTAAAGCTACTAAAGTAGATGGTATATACGATGCTGACCCGGAAATTTATCCGAATGCAAAACGTTACACTAGTCTGACCTACACCCATGTTTTAGCGAATGATTTGCGGGTAATGGATAGTACCGCGATCGCATTGTGTAAAGAAAACAATATCCCCATTTTAGTCTTTGACCTAACAATGCGCGGCAATATTCGCCGGGCAGTTTTAGGAGAATCTATCGGTACTCTTGTGGGAGGTTCATGTGAAATTAGCTGA
- the frr gene encoding ribosome recycling factor yields MKLADAQNKMQKTVESTQQAFNTIRTGRANASLLDKVLVDYYGSPTPLKSLANISTPDATTVLIQPYDKSSLNIVEKAISLSDVGLTPSNDGSVIRLNIPPLTSDRRKELVKIAAKYAEEGRVGIRNIRRDAIDSIRKQEKASEISEDESKDQQDKLQKLTNQYTAKIDELLAEKEKDISTV; encoded by the coding sequence GTGAAATTAGCTGACGCTCAAAATAAAATGCAAAAAACTGTTGAGTCCACTCAACAGGCATTTAATACAATTCGTACTGGTCGCGCCAATGCGAGTTTGCTAGATAAAGTCTTGGTGGACTACTACGGTTCACCTACACCCTTAAAATCACTGGCAAACATCAGTACCCCAGATGCCACAACAGTCCTGATTCAGCCCTACGATAAAAGCAGCTTAAACATAGTCGAGAAGGCGATTTCCCTCTCAGATGTGGGTTTAACACCCAGCAACGACGGTTCGGTAATTCGATTGAATATACCACCCTTAACTAGCGATCGCCGGAAAGAACTAGTCAAAATAGCCGCCAAGTACGCTGAAGAAGGTCGCGTAGGGATTCGTAACATCCGCCGTGATGCTATAGACTCCATTCGCAAACAAGAGAAAGCCTCAGAGATTTCTGAGGACGAATCCAAAGACCAACAAGATAAACTGCAAAAGCTGACCAACCAGTACACGGCAAAAATTGACGAGTTACTGGCGGAAAAAGAGAAAGATATCAGCACTGTCTAA
- a CDS encoding geranylgeranyl reductase family protein: MYDTIIVGAGPAGGTAAYHLAKKGRSVLILEKESLPRYKPCGGGVSPAIADWFDFDFSPAISVKVDSVRFTWNLDDPVEAEITTKEPIWMVRRDIFDHFLVQQAQNQGAELRDNTEVTGIEFKSDHWQVNTVNGPVAGRYLIAADGAKGPMAKWLGFKDRKRRLAGALEAEVPATVEDKSTIHFEFGLVKNGYIWNFPKTDGYSIGVGTFIGGEPQNFKKIVAEYAKSFNVDVNTSKQYGHPLCLWDGNQRLHTQNAILAGEAACVVDPMTAEGIRPSIFSGLVAAGMVDQALAGDINALEQYTEIIHEKWGSEMAWAKKLAGAFYRFPGVAYQVGIKRPSSTQIMGKVLSGELSYSNVAGRALKRLIPGFRN, from the coding sequence ATGTATGACACCATCATTGTTGGTGCTGGGCCTGCGGGTGGAACAGCAGCATATCATTTAGCCAAGAAAGGGCGTTCAGTATTAATTTTAGAAAAAGAATCCCTACCTAGATATAAACCCTGTGGTGGTGGCGTGTCACCTGCGATCGCTGACTGGTTCGACTTTGACTTTAGCCCAGCCATTTCTGTAAAAGTAGACTCCGTGCGTTTTACCTGGAATTTAGATGATCCAGTAGAAGCGGAAATCACCACCAAAGAACCAATTTGGATGGTACGACGCGATATTTTTGACCATTTTTTGGTGCAGCAAGCCCAGAATCAAGGTGCGGAACTACGCGACAATACTGAAGTTACAGGTATTGAATTTAAAAGTGACCATTGGCAAGTCAATACAGTCAATGGGCCAGTTGCTGGTCGCTATCTCATCGCCGCCGATGGTGCAAAAGGGCCGATGGCAAAATGGCTAGGCTTCAAAGACCGTAAACGCCGCCTAGCAGGGGCTTTAGAAGCCGAAGTTCCTGCTACAGTAGAAGACAAATCTACAATTCACTTTGAATTTGGTTTAGTCAAAAACGGCTATATCTGGAACTTTCCCAAAACTGATGGTTATTCAATTGGGGTAGGTACTTTTATTGGTGGCGAACCCCAAAATTTTAAGAAAATTGTGGCTGAGTATGCCAAATCATTCAATGTAGATGTGAACACTAGTAAGCAATATGGTCATCCCCTTTGCTTATGGGATGGTAATCAACGCCTGCATACTCAAAATGCAATTTTAGCAGGGGAAGCCGCTTGTGTCGTTGATCCAATGACAGCCGAAGGTATCCGTCCCTCAATTTTTAGCGGTTTAGTAGCAGCCGGGATGGTTGATCAGGCACTTGCTGGTGATATCAATGCTTTAGAACAATACACTGAAATCATCCATGAAAAATGGGGTTCAGAAATGGCTTGGGCAAAAAAATTAGCAGGAGCATTTTATCGCTTTCCTGGTGTTGCTTATCAAGTTGGGATCAAGCGTCCTTCTAGTACCCAAATCATGGGTAAAGTTCTGTCTGGCGAACTTTCTTATAGTAACGTTGCTGGACGCGCATTGAAGAGATTAATCCCTGGGTTTAGGAATTAA
- a CDS encoding 2-oxoisovalerate dehydrogenase E1 subunit beta, with amino-acid sequence MTEIVFLVEDDLDGGYSAKALGESIFTQADNIETLRGMVRDAVHCHFPDEQQRPKIIRLHIVRDEVIAS; translated from the coding sequence ATGACTGAAATAGTATTTCTCGTTGAAGATGATCTAGACGGTGGATACTCCGCTAAAGCTTTAGGAGAGTCGATTTTTACTCAGGCTGATAATATCGAAACATTGCGGGGAATGGTTCGGGATGCAGTTCACTGCCATTTTCCCGATGAACAACAGCGTCCTAAAATCATCCGTTTACATATTGTCCGTGATGAGGTGATAGCTTCTTGA
- a CDS encoding NAD-binding protein encodes MKPRIIVCGLERTGYKIFRLLRQQGAFVVGIHHKPISGEAAGDVIIGSLCAAATLTAAGIQEAHTLVIAGAEDELNLSIMMQARVLNPHIRVINRLYNTNLGERLDKTLTDHLSMSVVGLAAPLFTFAALGNQAIGQIKLYDQTWPIQEVYIDESHPWLGRQLSDLWEDPTRMPIYYLPLEGEMNLISAVLSGQELKIGDRLIIGIQPRIRPIRRSLIKKFLKILTSLRQFQQHGQSVVVGAIVLMVVILTATLTYMSTELSLSVVDALYFSVGMITGAGGNDQVVENAPNSIKLFTVVIMLVGAVVIGIWYAMLTDFVLGSRFKQFWDVARVPQRHHYIVCGLSGIGNRIVQQLHSTGHEVVAIETDSNNRYINSVRGLGIPVIQGDASFRTILQTSNVNTAAAVLTVTNNDATNLEIALKAKGLAPKIPVIVHYADPDFAGMAKQVFDFEAVLSSAELAAPAFAAAALGGRILGNGITADKLWVAFATLITPSHPFCHKLVKDIAMSANCVPLYMERNSQRVQGWDLLTTYLNEGDVLYLTMPANRLYLLWRDERCSTQV; translated from the coding sequence ATGAAACCTCGAATTATTGTTTGCGGCTTAGAACGTACTGGATATAAAATTTTTCGTTTGCTCAGACAACAGGGAGCGTTTGTAGTTGGTATTCATCACAAACCCATCTCTGGCGAAGCAGCAGGCGATGTGATTATTGGTAGTTTATGTGCAGCTGCTACCCTAACAGCAGCCGGAATTCAGGAGGCGCACACCTTAGTTATAGCAGGAGCAGAGGATGAACTAAATTTATCAATCATGATGCAGGCGCGGGTGCTAAATCCCCACATTCGGGTTATTAACCGCCTATACAATACCAACTTAGGTGAACGTCTGGATAAAACTTTAACAGACCACTTAAGTATGAGTGTTGTGGGATTAGCAGCACCATTATTTACCTTTGCCGCGTTGGGAAATCAAGCGATCGGGCAAATCAAGTTATACGATCAAACTTGGCCGATTCAAGAAGTATATATTGATGAAAGCCATCCTTGGTTGGGTCGTCAGTTGAGTGATTTGTGGGAAGATCCTACACGGATGCCGATTTATTACTTACCCCTAGAAGGTGAGATGAATTTAATTTCGGCGGTACTTTCGGGACAAGAATTAAAAATAGGCGATCGCCTAATTATTGGTATCCAACCCCGCATTCGTCCAATACGCCGATCCTTAATTAAAAAATTCCTGAAAATATTAACGAGTCTGCGCCAGTTTCAGCAACATGGACAATCTGTAGTAGTTGGTGCGATCGTCCTCATGGTAGTGATTTTAACTGCCACTCTCACCTATATGTCCACAGAATTAAGTTTATCTGTGGTCGATGCGCTATATTTCTCGGTAGGTATGATTACAGGCGCAGGTGGCAATGACCAAGTTGTAGAAAATGCCCCCAATAGTATTAAATTATTTACTGTGGTGATAATGCTAGTGGGAGCAGTGGTCATTGGTATTTGGTACGCCATGCTTACCGATTTTGTTTTAGGTAGCCGCTTCAAGCAATTTTGGGATGTAGCCCGTGTTCCCCAACGTCATCATTATATAGTCTGTGGTTTAAGTGGCATCGGCAATCGCATTGTCCAGCAACTCCATAGCACTGGTCATGAAGTTGTAGCCATTGAAACTGACTCTAACAATAGATATATCAACTCTGTCCGTGGATTGGGTATCCCTGTAATTCAAGGTGATGCTAGTTTCCGCACTATCCTACAAACTAGCAATGTTAATACTGCTGCGGCTGTATTAACTGTGACTAACAATGATGCCACTAATCTAGAAATTGCCCTGAAAGCCAAAGGTTTAGCACCCAAAATTCCGGTGATTGTCCACTACGCTGACCCAGATTTTGCGGGGATGGCAAAACAGGTGTTTGACTTTGAAGCTGTACTCAGTTCCGCAGAATTGGCAGCACCGGCATTTGCGGCTGCGGCTTTGGGTGGACGCATCTTGGGTAATGGCATCACCGCCGATAAACTTTGGGTAGCTTTTGCCACCTTAATTACACCGTCACATCCTTTTTGTCATAAGTTGGTAAAAGACATCGCTATGTCTGCTAACTGTGTACCTTTATATATGGAAAGGAATAGTCAAAGAGTTCAAGGCTGGGATTTACTCACCACTTACCTAAATGAAGGGGATGTTTTATATTTAACGATGCCAGCCAATCGTTTATATCTGTTGTGGCGAGACGAAAGATGTAGTACACAAGTTTAA
- a CDS encoding hydrogenase small subunit: MTNVLWLQGGACSGNTMSFLNAEEPTVCDLIADFGIKVLWHPSLGLELGNNLQTLLWDCILGKIPLDILVFEGTVVNAPDGTGEWNRFADRPMKDWLADLSKVASFVVAVGDCATWGGIPAMSPNPSESEGLQFLKRQEGGFLGKDFVAKSGLPVINIPGCPAHPDWITQILVAIATGRIADIALDELHRPQTFFNTYTQTGCTRNVHFAYKATTAEFGQRKGCLFYDLGCRGPMTHSSCNRILWNRVSSKTRAGMPCLGCTEPEFPFFDLKPGTVFKTQTVMGVPKELPPGVKTKDYALLTMVAKNTAPNWAEEDFFTV, translated from the coding sequence ATGACTAACGTACTCTGGCTGCAAGGTGGTGCTTGTTCGGGCAACACTATGTCTTTTCTCAACGCCGAAGAACCGACAGTCTGCGATCTAATTGCTGACTTTGGCATTAAGGTACTTTGGCATCCTTCCTTGGGATTAGAACTAGGCAACAACTTACAAACCCTACTGTGGGACTGCATTCTCGGCAAAATACCTCTAGACATCTTGGTATTTGAAGGTACTGTAGTTAATGCCCCCGACGGTACAGGCGAATGGAATAGGTTTGCCGATCGCCCGATGAAAGATTGGCTGGCTGACCTCTCGAAAGTTGCTAGCTTCGTTGTGGCTGTAGGAGACTGCGCTACTTGGGGAGGAATCCCCGCTATGTCACCTAACCCCAGTGAATCCGAAGGGTTACAATTTCTCAAGCGTCAAGAAGGCGGCTTCTTAGGTAAGGATTTCGTCGCCAAATCGGGATTACCAGTGATTAATATTCCTGGATGTCCAGCACACCCCGATTGGATTACGCAGATATTAGTGGCGATCGCTACTGGACGCATCGCTGACATCGCCCTCGATGAACTGCATCGTCCCCAAACCTTCTTCAACACTTACACCCAAACAGGTTGTACCCGTAACGTCCACTTTGCTTACAAAGCCACCACCGCCGAATTTGGTCAGCGCAAAGGCTGCTTATTCTACGACTTGGGTTGTCGTGGCCCTATGACCCATTCCTCCTGCAACCGCATCCTCTGGAATCGCGTTTCCTCCAAAACCCGCGCCGGAATGCCGTGTTTAGGTTGTACAGAACCAGAATTTCCCTTCTTTGACCTCAAACCCGGAACGGTATTTAAAACTCAAACCGTGATGGGAGTCCCCAAAGAATTACCACCAGGAGTCAAAACCAAAGACTACGCCTTACTCACAATGGTTGCTAAGAATACAGCCCCCAACTGGGCAGAAGAAGACTTTTTTACAGTTTAG
- a CDS encoding AAA-like domain-containing protein has translation MPRWFNIAGPCKDDIHYMLSPTTRLPDLEELIQQCSYFVLHAPRQTGKTTAMLALAQQLTDTGRYAAVMVSVEVGSAFNHDPGAAELAILGTWYDTISIRLSNELQPPVKQWQKAEPGNRIKAFLQGWAKALPRPLVVFIDEIDSLQDETLISILRQLRDGFSNRPENFPSSVGLIGLRDVRDYKVASGGSDRLNTSSPFNIKVSSITLRNFNAEEVVELYQQHTEQTGQIFTPEATATAFDLTQGQPWLVNALAKEVVEKMVKDRSIAITKEHILQAKEILIARQDTHLDSLAERLREPRIKAIIEPMLAGLELGDIPNDDIQFVIDLGLCKMHPQGGLTIANPIYREVLPRVLTVTPMASLPVIAPTWLTPQGELNIDALLAAFLKFWRQHGEPLLGSTGYHEIAPHIVLMAFLHRVINGGGVLEREYAIGSDRMDLCMRYKDVTLGIELKVWREKKRDPQAEGIEQLESYLGRLGLDFGWLFVFDRRKNALPMEERLSTQVVLTENQRRITVIRA, from the coding sequence ATGCCTCGCTGGTTCAACATTGCAGGTCCATGTAAAGACGATATTCACTATATGCTATCTCCAACAACACGATTACCAGATTTGGAGGAGCTAATCCAACAGTGTAGTTATTTTGTCCTTCATGCACCACGACAAACAGGGAAAACCACAGCAATGTTAGCTTTAGCACAGCAACTGACCGATACAGGACGTTATGCAGCAGTAATGGTATCGGTAGAAGTGGGAAGTGCATTTAATCATGACCCAGGTGCAGCAGAATTGGCGATTTTGGGAACTTGGTATGATACGATTTCTATCCGCTTATCTAATGAATTACAACCACCTGTTAAGCAATGGCAAAAGGCAGAACCAGGAAACAGAATTAAGGCTTTTTTGCAAGGTTGGGCAAAAGCTTTACCTCGACCTTTGGTAGTATTTATTGATGAAATTGATTCTTTACAAGATGAAACTCTAATTTCAATTTTACGGCAATTACGAGATGGTTTTTCTAATCGTCCAGAAAATTTCCCCTCATCGGTAGGATTAATTGGTTTAAGGGATGTGCGAGATTATAAGGTAGCATCGGGTGGTAGTGACAGATTAAATACATCTAGTCCTTTTAATATTAAAGTCAGTTCCATTACCCTGAGAAATTTTAATGCTGAGGAAGTTGTAGAACTATATCAACAACATACAGAACAGACAGGACAAATTTTCACACCAGAAGCCACAGCAACAGCCTTTGATTTAACTCAAGGACAACCTTGGTTAGTGAATGCTCTGGCTAAAGAAGTTGTGGAAAAAATGGTTAAGGATAGAAGTATTGCTATTACAAAAGAACATATTTTACAAGCAAAAGAAATATTAATTGCCCGTCAAGATACTCACTTGGATAGTTTAGCTGAACGCTTACGAGAACCAAGAATAAAAGCAATTATCGAGCCGATGTTAGCGGGTTTGGAATTGGGGGATATACCCAATGATGATATTCAATTTGTGATTGATTTAGGTTTGTGTAAAATGCACCCCCAGGGTGGATTAACTATTGCTAATCCCATTTATCGGGAAGTTTTACCCAGGGTGTTAACGGTGACACCAATGGCTTCCCTACCAGTGATTGCACCAACTTGGTTAACCCCGCAAGGTGAGTTAAATATAGATGCGTTACTTGCAGCATTTCTCAAGTTTTGGCGACAGCATGGAGAACCATTATTAGGTAGCACTGGCTATCATGAAATTGCCCCTCACATCGTATTAATGGCTTTCTTGCATCGTGTGATCAATGGTGGTGGAGTCTTGGAGAGGGAATATGCAATTGGTAGTGACAGAATGGATTTATGTATGCGTTACAAAGATGTAACTTTAGGTATCGAGTTAAAGGTATGGCGGGAGAAAAAGCGTGACCCCCAAGCTGAGGGGATTGAGCAGTTAGAATCCTATTTAGGGCGTTTGGGGTTGGATTTCGGTTGGTTATTTGTGTTTGACAGGCGTAAAAATGCTTTGCCAATGGAAGAACGTTTATCAACTCAGGTTGTGCTGACGGAAAATCAGCGTAGGATTACTGTGATTCGGGCGTGA
- a CDS encoding NUDIX hydrolase, whose protein sequence is MDADRVIFSTQWIAIKESPRGFQYLERKGKDSVAVFLLRKSGENLESYEVLIRQQHLCIDNREIDGQFTLFPCPVTGALEEGESPEAAAQREVYEETGYKVQVSPLGEYIVGTQVNEICYLYYADVNGIEPDVAQQDGTYMESMAKNEWYPFQYLETCEYSGCQIGYLKLYKILFKSMD, encoded by the coding sequence ATGGATGCAGATAGAGTTATATTTAGTACTCAATGGATCGCTATTAAGGAATCTCCTAGAGGATTTCAATATTTAGAGCGCAAAGGTAAAGATTCTGTTGCCGTATTTTTGCTCAGAAAAAGTGGCGAAAATCTGGAATCGTATGAGGTGCTAATTCGCCAGCAGCATCTTTGTATTGATAATAGAGAGATAGATGGACAATTCACGCTGTTTCCCTGCCCCGTGACAGGAGCATTAGAAGAAGGGGAATCGCCGGAAGCGGCTGCTCAAAGAGAGGTGTATGAGGAGACTGGCTATAAGGTTCAGGTTTCACCGTTGGGTGAGTATATTGTTGGCACTCAGGTGAATGAGATATGTTATCTCTACTATGCGGATGTTAACGGGATAGAGCCTGATGTCGCGCAACAGGATGGCACTTATATGGAGTCGATGGCCAAAAATGAATGGTATCCGTTTCAGTATTTAGAGACTTGCGAATATTCTGGTTGTCAAATTGGATACTTGAAGCTGTATAAGATACTCTTCAAAAGTATGGACTAA
- a CDS encoding GUN4 domain-containing protein, whose protein sequence is MSIDEAYTNVLEEVYLAATKIKERRSQQQAEEQKRLHQAEQLRQQQAAEAKRLKQQELERQYQARLTQAAETNHQDKPDNQPKSSPDTLRGDYAQLESLLKAGKWKEADEATTKKMYEVMGQRYYLRDQDMQQFPCADLCTIDQLWVKYSHGRFGFSVQKKIWQRCGSPKKYNSQWEKFGVELGWRTKGAAILGGTWKCDEELTLDMSAPVGHFPATFRVLTGKETGAWRGRGGRAWGFSSLVQRLAECRI, encoded by the coding sequence ATGTCTATTGATGAAGCTTATACAAATGTGTTAGAGGAAGTCTATCTCGCTGCAACAAAGATTAAGGAACGACGTAGCCAGCAGCAGGCAGAGGAACAGAAAAGACTGCACCAAGCCGAGCAATTAAGGCAACAGCAAGCAGCCGAGGCTAAACGGCTAAAACAGCAAGAATTGGAACGGCAATATCAAGCGCGGCTAACCCAAGCGGCAGAAACCAATCACCAGGATAAACCAGACAATCAACCAAAATCATCACCTGATACTTTAAGAGGAGACTATGCCCAACTGGAAAGTTTGCTGAAAGCAGGCAAATGGAAGGAGGCAGATGAGGCAACTACCAAAAAGATGTACGAAGTTATGGGGCAACGTTATTATCTTCGAGATCAGGATATGCAGCAATTTCCTTGTGCTGACCTATGCACGATAGACCAACTCTGGGTGAAGTATAGCCATGGCAGGTTTGGCTTTAGTGTCCAGAAGAAAATTTGGCAAAGGTGCGGTAGCCCTAAAAAGTACAATTCGCAATGGGAAAAGTTTGGAGTAGAGCTGGGATGGAGAACGAAGGGAGCGGCTATACTAGGAGGAACTTGGAAATGCGATGAAGAGTTAACTCTTGACATGTCTGCCCCAGTGGGACACTTCCCAGCCACGTTTAGGGTGTTGACGGGAAAAGAGACGGGAGCGTGGAGGGGGAGAGGAGGACGCGCGTGGGGGTTCTCTTCTCTCGTGCAAAGACTTGCAGAATGTAGAATTTAA
- a CDS encoding helix-turn-helix domain-containing protein, whose protein sequence is MSNILNYIEENPKQTQRLIGLEYEQLQQLIINGERLYHEKKALLESKKVRIIAGGGGRKPKLSISEQIILTLVYLRHLTTFQLLGIQFEVSESTANDTFNYWLPNLRELLPSSLLEQVKKKRF, encoded by the coding sequence ATGAGCAATATACTGAATTACATTGAAGAGAATCCTAAACAAACCCAAAGGTTAATAGGTCTGGAATATGAACAGTTACAACAATTAATCATAAATGGGGAAAGATTATATCATGAAAAAAAAGCTTTACTGGAATCTAAGAAAGTGAGAATTATTGCTGGTGGAGGAGGTCGGAAACCAAAATTATCTATTTCTGAACAAATCATTTTAACTTTAGTGTATCTCCGACATCTGACAACCTTTCAACTTCTAGGTATTCAGTTTGAAGTAAGTGAGTCTACAGCCAACGATACGTTTAACTATTGGTTGCCTAACTTGCGAGAATTACTGCCATCAAGTTTGCTTGAACAAGTAAAAAAAAAACGCTTCTGA
- a CDS encoding HARBI1 family protein, with amino-acid sequence MLTEYELIVDSYEQVRERPRDNDEQKKYFSGKKSNHTFKTQMIILPDASDIVDVVAGEPGPKSDITLFREYRSEFDAKQRFKGDKAYLGEDLITTPIKKPRNQELTTEQKEQNKIFSSKRIFVEHRIRSVKIFRVVQERFRLNTRKYKQVILTICGLVRLRIRGLILPLEISAISSG; translated from the coding sequence ATGCTCACAGAATATGAATTAATAGTAGATAGCTATGAACAAGTCAGAGAAAGACCTAGAGACAATGATGAACAAAAGAAATATTTTTCAGGTAAGAAGAGTAATCATACATTTAAAACTCAAATGATTATTTTACCTGATGCTAGTGATATCGTTGATGTTGTGGCAGGTGAACCTGGTCCAAAAAGCGATATAACTTTGTTCCGAGAATATCGTTCAGAGTTTGATGCCAAACAAAGATTTAAAGGAGATAAGGCATATCTTGGAGAAGATTTAATTACAACTCCAATTAAGAAACCAAGAAATCAAGAACTAACAACTGAACAGAAAGAACAGAACAAAATATTTTCATCTAAACGAATCTTTGTTGAACATCGAATACGGTCAGTCAAAATCTTTCGAGTTGTCCAAGAGAGATTTAGGTTAAATACCCGCAAATATAAGCAAGTAATTTTGACGATTTGTGGGCTAGTAAGGTTACGGATTCGAGGGCTAATATTACCATTAGAAATATCAGCTATATCATCAGGTTAA